The proteins below are encoded in one region of Zootoca vivipara chromosome 10, rZooViv1.1, whole genome shotgun sequence:
- the ZBED4 gene encoding zinc finger BED domain-containing protein 4: MDTNRSDSPQIDDNFMIDKINSLKVEPEDDSNFALETIDIKTEQEDLRQTDSSDEQDDREKNFIHNNSGKYISAENEDDYGSLFSQYSSTLYDVAMEAVTQSLLSSRNISSRKKSPAWNHFFISPRDSTKAICMYCMKEFSRGKNEKDLSTSCLMRHVRRAHPTVLIQENGNMASISSFSPPTLLIPPQPTDVGDLTSVLAPIKLVRKTVSKIPSPDQITEESVPVVSTEEMPSDMSHPEKSNKEGSGGLCQPFPSNQCEETVENAAEKTVQVPKSTSGSRRRSAVWKHFYLSPLDNSKAVCIHCMNEFSRGKNGKDLGTSCLIRHMWRAHRSIVLQENGGGSSIPPLYSASPTLLQPILPSDGDPNSGSSPAKVAKEPTSISSSPDRMAEENNSSLLLGDTLMEDSSLLSSSEDIGEASLVSSPEKSPLIFEHGSVFHQNKRMMRKLKSEVWHHFSSSPGDSLKVVCRHCNCIINRGKRGDVGTSCLTRHLYRRHPEVVGIQKSFIDVSLANSPYATLASAECSSSKLTELPTMVSNEKQVIFPVSSKKTSKLWNHFSICSADSTKVICMHCGRTISRGKKPTNLGTSCLLRHLQRFHNNVLKPDASEPVLSSSANSHVPLSTDLLGSSSFDETNDKFSDTHPVAKKITSLVAEMIALDLQPYSFVDNIGFNRLLEFLQPQYSLPSPSYFSRTAIPDMYDSVKEIIVSHLKEAESGVVHFTSGIWMSNQTREYLTLTAHWVTFESRVRPQCEDYHCSALLNVSQIDCDYNGISIQKQLEYWWEAWIASIGLQVGITVTDNQTIGKTLNEGEHSSVQCFGHTVNLIVTEAIKSQRMVQNLLSIARKICERVHRSAKAREKLADLQKEYHLPQHQLIQDVPSKWNTSFHMLERLIEQKRAIDEMSVECSFRELISCDQWKVMQSVCHALKPFEVASREMSTHMSTLSQVIPMIHILNRKIELLFEETMGIDTMLKSLKEAMVSRLSSTLHDPRYIFATLLDPRYKASLFTEEEAEQYKQDLIRELEILNATSEDEKPVSNGCGTGSSSKNSYGDSNLWSLMEDMKKAKAPKEKAKLPEEMVLLYLEEEVLEHNCDPLTYWNFKKSSWPVLSKLAVRFLGCPPSIVPSERLFSTSNENISFSQSRLAMEHFEKLIFLKVNLPLIYFQY; this comes from the coding sequence ATGGATACAAATAGGTCAGATTCTCCACAAATTGATGATAATTTTATGATCGATAAAATCAACAGTTTAAAAGTGGAACCAGAAGATGATAGTAATTTTGCTTTAGAAACAATAGATATAAAAACCGAACAAGAGGacttgagacagacagatagcAGTGATGAACAAGACGATAGAGAAAAGAATTTCATCCATAACAATTCAGGCAAATATATCTCTGCAGAAAATGAAGATGATTATGGATCTCTGTTTTCCCAGTACAGCAGCACCCTTTATGATGTAGCAATGGAAGCTGTCACACAGAGCCTTCTTTCAAGCAGAAATATAAGCTCCAGAAAAAAGTCTCCTGCTTGGAACCATTTCTTCATATCTCCTAGAGACAGCACTAAAGCaatatgtatgtactgtatgaaaGAATTTAGCAGGGGCAAAAATGAAAAAGACCTAAGTACAAGTTGTCTCATGAGGCATGTGAGGAGAGCTCATCCCACTGTGCTCATTCAGGAAAATGGAAATATGGCGTCTATCTCTTCCTTTTCTCCACCTACATTATTAATCCCACCACAGCCTACCGATGTTGGAGATTTAACTAGTGTGCTAGCCCCCATAAAATTAGTTAGGAAAACTGTTTCCAAGATTCCATCCCCAGATCAAATAACTGAGGAATCTGTTCCTGTAGTTTCTACTGAAGAGATGCCTTCAGACATGTCACATCCTGAAAAGAGCAATAAAGAGGGCAGTGGTGGATTGTGTCAACCCTTTCCCAGCAACCAATGTGAAGAAACGGTGGAAAATGCAGCAGAGAAAACGGTCCAGGTTCCTAAGAGTACATCTGGGTCCAGAAGAAGGTCTGCTGTCTGGAAACATTTCTATTTGTCTCCTTTAGATAATTCAAAAGCTGTTTGCATCCACTGTATGAATGAATTCAGTAGAGGAAAGAATGGGAAAGATCTTGGAACCAGTTGCTTAATACGACACATGTGGAGAGCCCATCGTTCTATTGTTCTACAAGAGAATGGAGGTGGTTCAAGCATACCCCCTCTGTACTCTGCTTCTCCAACTTTGTTGCAACCCATACTGCCTTCAGATGGAGATCCAAACTCTGGGTCATCTCCTGCAAAAGTAGCTAAAGAACCAACATCTATATCGTCTTCTCCGGACAGAATGGCAGAAGAAAAcaattcttctcttcttttggGGGATACACTTATGGAGGACTCCTCGTTGTTGTCGTCATCTGAAGATATAGGTGAAGCTTCTTTAGTTTCttcccctgaaaaaagcccttTGATATTTGAACACGGCTCTGTTTTTCATCAGAATAAACGAATGATGCGAAAGCTGAAGTCGGAGGTATGGCATCATTTTTCTTCGTCTCCAGGTGACAGTCTAAAGGTTGTGTGTAGACACTGCAATTGCATTATAAATCGCGGGAAAAGGGGTGATGTAGGCACAAGTTGTTTGACGAGACATTTATACAGACGTCACCCTGAAGTCGTTGGGATCCAGAAGAGCTTTATAGATGTGAGTTTAGCAAATTCTCCTTATGCTACCTTGGCTTCTGCAGAATGTTCATCGTCAAAATTGACTGAGTTACCCACAATGGTTTCTAATGAGAAACAAGTCATATTTCCTGTCAGTAGCAAAAAGACCTCAAAACTGTGGAATCATTTTTCAATTTGTTCTGCTGATTCAACTAAAGTAATATGTATGCACTGTGGACGTACAATAAGTCGAGGGAAAAAGCCAACCAATCTAGGTACAAGTTGCCTTTTAAGACATTTACAACGGTTTCATAACAATGTCCTAAAACCAGATGCCTCCGAGCCAGTATTGTCCTCTTCTGCAAATAGTCACGTGCCACTGAGCACAGATCTGTTGGGGTCATCATCTTTCGATGAAACCAATGACAAGTTTTCTGACACTCACCCTGTTGCCAAAAAAATCACCAGTCTTGTAGCAGAAATGATTGCACTTGACCTTCAGCCATATTCTTTTGTAGACAATATTGGCTTTAATCGATTGCTTGAATTCTTGCAGCCTCAGTATTCGTTGCCTTCGCCATCTTATTTTTCTCGTACTGCAATTCCTGATATGTATGATAGCGTAAAAGAAATAATCGTTTCACATCTGAAAGAAGCTGAAAGCGGAGTAGTCCATTTTACATCGGGAATATGGATGAGCAACCAGACCCGAGAATATCTTACCCTTACTGCTCATTGGGTAACGTTTGAGTCTAGGGTTCGGCCGCAGTGTGAAGATTACCATTGCTCCGCTCTTTTAAATGTATCGCAGATTGATTGCGACTACAACGGCATCAGCATTCAGAAGCAGCTAGAATATTGGTGGGAGGCCTGGATTGCATCGATTGGGCTTCAGGTTGGGATTACTGTTACAGATAATCAGACTATAGGAAAGACTTTAAACGAAGGGGAGCATTCAAGTGTGCAGTGCTTTGGTCACACGGTTAACCTCATAGTAACCGAAGCTATTAAAAGCCAGAGAATGGTTCAGAACCTGCTTAGTATTGCAAGAAAGATCTGTGAACGGGTTCATCGGTCAGCGAAAGCAAGGGAGAAACTGGCAGATCTGCAGAAGGAGTATCACTTGCCACAGCACCAGCTGATCCAAGACGTTCCGTCAAAGTGGAACACATCCTTCCATATGCTTGAACGCCTAATTGAACAGAAAAGAGCAATTGATGAAATGTCTGTAGAGTGCAGCTTCAGGGAGTTAATAAGCTGTGATCAGTGGAAAGTAATGCAGTCTGTCTGTCACGCACTTAAACCGTTTGAAGTGGCAAGCCGAGAGATGAGTACACACATGTCCACTCTAAGTCAAGTAATTCCAATGATTCATATACTCAACCGGAAAATTGAGCTGCTGTTTGAAGAAACGATGGGCATCGATACCATGCTAAAGTCCTTAAAGGAAGCTATGGTGAGTAGACTGTCCTCCACACTTCATGATCCACGGTATATTTTTGCTACACTTTTGGACCCTCGTTATAAAGCTTCCTTATTCACCGAAGAGGAGGCGGAGCAGTATAAACAGGACTTAATCAGGGAGCTGGAAATACTAAACGCTACCTCAGAGGATGAGAAACCCGTTTCCAATGGCTGTGGTACAGGTTCATCATCTAAAAACTCTTACGGGGACAGTAATCTTTGGTCGCTTATGGAAGACATGAAAAAAGCAAAAGCTCCAAAAGAAAAGGCCAAGTTGCCAGAAGAGATGGTGCTTTTGTACTTAGAGGAAGAAGTACTTGAGCATAACTGTGATCCCCTAACTTACTGGAACTTTAAGAAATCATCTTGGCCAGTACTGTCGAAGTTAGCAGTTCGATTCCTCGGTTGTCCTCCAAGCATTGTCCCATCCGAGAGATTGTTCAGTACATCCAATGAAAACATCAGCTTTAGTCAGTCAAGGCTAGCAATGGAACACTTTGAGAAACTTATATTTTTGAAAGTAAATCTTCCTTTGATATACTTCCAGTATTGA